The Oscillospiraceae bacterium genome contains a region encoding:
- a CDS encoding oleate hydratase, which produces MYYSNGNYEAFARPLKPAGVDEKSAYLVGAGLASLAAACFLVRDGQMKGERIHILEELPLPGGACDGICDPTKGFIIRGGREMENHFECLWDLFRSIPSLETPDVSVLDEYYWLNKADPNYSLMRVTERRGQDAHTDKQFAMSDKACMELMQLFFTKDEDLYDKKISDVLGEEFFKSNFWLYWRSMFAFEDWHSALEMKLYVQRFIHHIGGLPDLSALKFTKYNQYESLILPMVEYLEKHGVDFVYNTRVTNVLFEKRGAKKVAAQLVLEQNGQAKTLPLTENDLVFVTNGSCTENSSLGDDDHAPVLNTKPGQGGCWQLWRNIARQDPAFGRPDKFCTNLPATNWESATVTTLDGRIPPYIQKICQRDPFSGKVVTGGIVTCRDSKWLMSWTVNRQPHFKDQPKDQLVVWVYGLFTDVPGDYVKKPMRECTGFEITQEWLYHLGVPVEDIPGMARNSAHCIPCMMPYITAFFMPRTKGDRPQVVPEGCVNFAFLGQFADTVRDTVFTTEYSVRTAMEAVYTLLDVDRGVPEVWGSVYDVRALLDATVKMRDGKKITDMKLPFMLRFVMNKALKKMHGTVIEELMQRYHVI; this is translated from the coding sequence ATGTATTACAGCAACGGCAATTACGAAGCGTTTGCCCGCCCCTTAAAGCCCGCGGGCGTGGACGAAAAATCGGCCTACCTTGTGGGCGCGGGCCTGGCCAGCCTGGCCGCCGCCTGCTTTTTGGTGCGCGACGGCCAGATGAAGGGCGAGCGCATCCACATCCTGGAAGAGCTGCCCCTGCCCGGCGGCGCCTGCGACGGCATCTGCGACCCCACCAAGGGCTTCATCATCCGGGGCGGCCGCGAGATGGAGAACCATTTTGAGTGCCTGTGGGACCTGTTCCGCTCCATCCCCTCGCTCGAAACCCCGGATGTGAGCGTGCTGGACGAGTACTACTGGCTGAACAAGGCCGACCCCAACTATTCGCTGATGCGGGTCACCGAGCGCCGCGGCCAGGACGCCCACACCGACAAACAGTTCGCCATGAGCGACAAGGCCTGTATGGAGCTGATGCAGCTGTTCTTTACCAAAGACGAGGACCTGTACGACAAAAAGATCAGCGACGTGCTGGGCGAGGAATTCTTCAAGTCCAACTTCTGGCTGTACTGGCGCAGCATGTTCGCCTTTGAGGACTGGCACAGCGCGCTGGAGATGAAGCTGTATGTGCAGCGGTTCATCCACCACATCGGCGGCCTGCCCGACCTCTCGGCCCTGAAATTCACCAAGTACAACCAGTACGAATCGCTGATCCTGCCCATGGTGGAATACCTGGAAAAACACGGCGTGGATTTTGTATACAACACCCGCGTGACCAATGTGCTGTTTGAAAAGCGCGGCGCCAAAAAGGTGGCCGCCCAGCTGGTGCTGGAACAGAACGGCCAGGCAAAGACCCTGCCCCTCACCGAGAACGACCTGGTGTTCGTGACCAACGGCAGCTGCACCGAAAACTCGTCCCTGGGCGACGACGACCACGCCCCCGTGCTGAACACAAAGCCCGGCCAGGGCGGCTGCTGGCAGCTCTGGCGCAACATTGCCAGGCAGGACCCCGCCTTTGGCCGCCCGGACAAATTCTGCACCAACCTGCCCGCCACCAACTGGGAGTCGGCCACCGTGACCACCCTGGACGGCCGCATCCCGCCTTACATCCAGAAGATCTGCCAGCGCGACCCCTTCAGCGGCAAGGTGGTGACCGGCGGCATCGTGACCTGCCGCGATTCCAAGTGGCTCATGAGCTGGACCGTGAACCGCCAGCCCCATTTCAAGGATCAGCCCAAGGATCAGCTGGTGGTGTGGGTGTACGGCCTGTTCACTGATGTGCCCGGCGACTATGTGAAAAAGCCCATGCGGGAGTGCACCGGCTTTGAGATCACCCAGGAATGGCTCTACCACCTGGGCGTTCCCGTGGAAGATATCCCGGGCATGGCACGCAATTCGGCCCACTGCATCCCCTGCATGATGCCCTACATCACCGCGTTCTTCATGCCCCGCACCAAGGGCGACCGGCCCCAGGTGGTGCCCGAGGGCTGCGTGAACTTTGCCTTCCTGGGCCAGTTTGCCGACACCGTGCGCGACACTGTGTTCACCACCGAGTATTCCGTGCGCACGGCCATGGAGGCGGTCTACACCCTTTTAGACGTGGACCGCGGCGTACCCGAGGTGTGGGGCAGCGTGTATGATGTGCGCGCCCTGCTGGACGCCACCGTAAAAATGCGCGACGGCAAAAAGATCACCGATATGAAACTCCCCTTCATGCTGCGTTTTGTGATGAACAAGGCGCTCAAAAAGATGCACGGCACTGTCATCGAGGAGCTCATGCAGCGCTACCATGTGATCTGA
- a CDS encoding ABC transporter ATP-binding protein, with translation MKLQLNGIKKSYGSKQVLKDCTFTFEKGKIYGLLGRNGAGKTTLFNCLTDEVTPDGGSALILDEGGGRPLAPEQVGYVFSTPVLPDFLTGYEFLRFYMDVNRDKVSPDRTIDDYFDLVNIDKEDRHRLIKGYSHGMKNKVQMLLFIVARPPVILLDEPLTSFDVVVALEIKQLLRELRQDHVIIFSTHILQLATDLCDEIAVLSDGRLRQVDSQTLKSGDFEAEIIGMLKDEEHHD, from the coding sequence ATGAAACTGCAATTGAACGGAATCAAAAAAAGCTACGGCTCCAAACAGGTGCTGAAAGACTGCACCTTCACCTTTGAAAAGGGCAAGATCTACGGCCTGCTGGGCCGCAACGGCGCGGGCAAAACCACCCTGTTCAACTGCCTGACCGACGAAGTCACCCCGGACGGCGGCAGCGCCCTGATCCTGGACGAGGGCGGCGGGCGCCCCCTGGCCCCGGAACAGGTGGGGTACGTGTTCTCCACCCCGGTGCTGCCGGATTTTTTGACCGGCTATGAATTTCTGCGCTTTTACATGGACGTAAACCGGGATAAGGTCTCCCCGGACCGCACCATCGACGACTATTTTGATCTGGTAAACATCGACAAAGAGGACCGGCACCGGTTGATCAAGGGCTACTCCCACGGCATGAAAAACAAGGTGCAGATGCTCCTGTTCATTGTTGCCCGGCCGCCGGTGATCCTGCTGGACGAACCGCTGACCTCCTTCGACGTGGTGGTGGCGCTGGAGATCAAGCAGCTGCTGCGGGAGCTGCGGCAGGACCACGTGATCATTTTTTCCACCCACATTCTGCAGCTGGCCACCGACCTGTGCGACGAGATCGCGGTGCTGAGCGATGGGCGCCTGCGGCAGGTGGACAGCCAAACCCTGAAAAGCGGGGATTTTGAGGCCGAGATCATCGGGATGCTGAAAGACGAGGAACACCATGATTGA
- a CDS encoding hemolysin: MQSETIPLLVIVLCVILSAYFSATETAFSSLSRIKLKSLADKGDKRAGLVLRLAENYDALLSTILIGNNIVNIASASLATVLFVRFLGEENGPGVSTLVTTVVVLIFGEVSPKSIAKESPERFAMFSAPLLRGFIFCLTPVNFLFRQWKKLLSLVFKPAGNGAITEEELLTFVEEVQQGGGIDEQEGALIRSAIEFSERRADEIMTPRPDVVGVPAAAAKEEIAAVFAKTGFSRLPVYSGSLDHISGVICQKDFHHTVYHTDAAVADIVRPVLFCPENQRIGRLLKNLQKGKLHLAVVVDEFGGTCGIVTLEDVLEELVGEIWDEHDQVVQQIAQTAPGEYTVLGSAHVADLFALLGRERQFSMVTVSGWIVETLGSLPAQGDTFEAHGLRVTVLSTLGRRVEKARVEVLEKPKAEQ; this comes from the coding sequence ATGCAAAGCGAAACAATCCCGCTGCTCGTTATTGTTCTTTGTGTTATTTTGTCCGCCTATTTTTCTGCCACTGAAACCGCGTTTTCCTCGCTCAGCCGCATCAAGCTCAAAAGCCTGGCCGACAAGGGCGACAAGCGGGCCGGGCTGGTGCTGCGCCTGGCGGAAAACTACGACGCGCTGCTCTCCACCATTTTGATCGGCAACAATATTGTGAACATCGCCTCGGCCTCGCTGGCCACCGTGCTGTTCGTGCGGTTTTTGGGCGAAGAGAACGGGCCGGGCGTTTCCACCCTTGTTACCACCGTGGTGGTGCTGATCTTTGGCGAGGTTTCGCCCAAAAGCATCGCCAAGGAATCGCCCGAGCGGTTCGCCATGTTCTCGGCCCCGCTGCTGCGGGGGTTCATTTTCTGCCTGACCCCGGTGAACTTTTTGTTCCGGCAGTGGAAAAAGCTGCTCTCGCTGGTCTTTAAGCCTGCCGGAAACGGCGCCATCACCGAGGAAGAGCTGCTCACCTTTGTGGAAGAGGTGCAGCAGGGAGGCGGCATCGACGAGCAGGAGGGGGCGCTGATCCGCAGCGCCATCGAATTTTCCGAGCGCCGGGCCGACGAAATCATGACCCCCCGCCCGGACGTGGTGGGCGTTCCGGCCGCCGCCGCAAAAGAGGAGATCGCTGCGGTTTTTGCAAAGACGGGCTTTTCCCGCCTGCCGGTTTACAGCGGCAGCCTGGACCACATCAGCGGCGTGATCTGCCAAAAGGATTTTCACCACACGGTATACCACACCGACGCGGCGGTGGCCGATATTGTGCGGCCGGTGCTGTTCTGCCCGGAAAACCAAAGGATCGGCCGCCTGCTGAAAAACCTGCAAAAGGGCAAGCTGCACCTGGCCGTGGTGGTGGATGAATTTGGCGGTACCTGCGGCATTGTGACACTGGAGGACGTGCTGGAAGAGCTGGTGGGCGAGATATGGGACGAACATGACCAGGTGGTGCAGCAGATCGCCCAGACCGCCCCGGGCGAGTACACGGTGCTGGGCAGCGCGCACGTGGCCGACCTGTTTGCACTTTTGGGCCGGGAGCGGCAGTTCAGCATGGTCACGGTCAGCGGGTGGATCGTGGAAACGCTGGGCAGCCTGCCGGCGCAGGGCGACACGTTTGAAGCGCACGGCCTGCGGGTCACGGTGCTTTCTACCTTGGGCCGCCGGGTGGAAAAGGCCCGGGTGGAGGTGCTGGAAAAGCCAAAGGCGGAGCAATAA
- a CDS encoding 3-oxoacyl-ACP reductase, whose product MGNVYLITGASSDVGCALIERLYAEGDLFIAQGAGDLSGLAAVCKAHPGAVRTYDVDLTSEKALEAFICDVKATCPAPTHFVHLPALRVVNAKFKNFDEARFELDLSVQVRSAVALCKAFLPAMAKAKKGRVLFMLTSYLLGLPPKNTAAYIMAKSALSGLAKSLAADYAPFGVTVNCVAPSMMETKFLADTSDLIVQASAEANPMGRNARPADVVPAMAFLLGEEAGFITGVTLPITGGSAL is encoded by the coding sequence ATGGGCAACGTTTATCTCATCACCGGCGCCTCCAGCGACGTGGGCTGCGCGCTGATTGAACGGCTGTATGCCGAGGGGGATCTTTTTATCGCGCAGGGCGCGGGCGATCTTTCCGGCCTTGCGGCGGTGTGCAAAGCCCACCCGGGCGCCGTGCGCACCTACGACGTGGACCTTACCAGCGAGAAGGCGCTGGAAGCCTTTATCTGTGACGTAAAGGCCACCTGCCCCGCCCCCACCCATTTTGTGCATCTGCCTGCGCTGCGGGTGGTGAACGCCAAGTTCAAAAATTTCGACGAAGCCCGCTTCGAGCTGGATCTCAGCGTGCAGGTGCGCAGCGCCGTGGCGCTGTGCAAGGCGTTTTTGCCCGCCATGGCAAAGGCCAAAAAGGGCCGGGTGCTGTTTATGCTCACCAGCTACCTGCTGGGGCTTCCCCCCAAAAACACCGCCGCCTACATCATGGCAAAAAGCGCGCTTTCCGGCCTTGCCAAAAGCCTCGCGGCAGACTATGCGCCCTTCGGCGTGACCGTGAACTGCGTGGCCCCCAGCATGATGGAAACAAAGTTTTTGGCCGATACCAGCGACCTGATCGTGCAGGCCTCCGCCGAGGCAAACCCCATGGGCCGCAACGCCCGCCCGGCCGACGTGGTGCCCGCCATGGCGTTTTTGCTGGGCGAGGAAGCGGGCTTTATCACCGGCGTCACCCTGCCCATCACCGGGGGCAGCGCCCTGTGA
- a CDS encoding 3-hydroxybutyryl-CoA dehydratase translates to MNHYTLAELAPGMTEQFTVTVTAAMMDAFCALTGDCSPIHMSEEYASGRGYPGRVVYGMLGASFFSTLAGVWLPGEHCLLHSVEAKFAKPIFIGDTLTVAGRVEEVNETFGEVTIKAVITNQQGKKVTRGLIRAGVAK, encoded by the coding sequence ATGAACCATTATACCCTGGCCGAGCTGGCGCCCGGCATGACCGAACAGTTTACCGTGACCGTGACCGCCGCCATGATGGACGCCTTCTGCGCCCTCACCGGCGATTGCAGCCCCATCCACATGAGCGAGGAATACGCCTCTGGGCGGGGCTACCCCGGCCGGGTGGTGTACGGCATGCTGGGGGCGAGCTTTTTTTCCACCCTGGCGGGGGTCTGGCTGCCGGGCGAGCACTGCCTTCTGCACAGCGTGGAGGCCAAGTTTGCAAAACCCATCTTCATCGGCGATACCCTCACCGTGGCCGGCCGCGTGGAGGAAGTGAACGAGACCTTCGGCGAAGTTACCATCAAGGCGGTCATCACCAACCAGCAGGGCAAAAAAGTGACCCGCGGGCTCATCAGGGCCGGCGTGGCAAAATAA
- a CDS encoding acyl carrier protein, which yields MEKQGIFEAVQDIFRDNFDDEELVITRETCADDIEDWDSLEQINLLTAMEKKFGLKFRLDDVRDLKNVGDLLDLIERLSA from the coding sequence ATGGAAAAACAAGGCATTTTTGAAGCGGTGCAGGATATTTTCCGCGATAATTTCGACGACGAGGAGCTGGTGATCACCCGCGAGACTTGCGCCGACGACATCGAGGACTGGGACAGCCTGGAGCAGATCAACCTGCTCACCGCCATGGAAAAGAAGTTTGGCCTGAAGTTCCGGCTGGACGATGTGCGGGATCTCAAGAACGTGGGCGACCTGCTGGATCTGATCGAGCGGCTGAGCGCCTGA
- a CDS encoding methoxymalonyl-ACP biosynthesis protein FkbH: MELLTHPFDAAGLLQKKRRIRRELLQKPGLIHKKVAIMSGSTIGEVKNMLELFLLANGIQPEFYEGGYALFYENLVFDDGSLAAFGPDVIYIHTSQRNLKLWPEPTDGEAQAQEKLEAEFGRFEQAAKAALGFGCPVILNNFDLPLWRAMGNADASFAGGRVRFVRRLNEKLAALAQATPNLYLNDLCYLQAQHGMERFSDPTAWYAYKYAVSLECVPYLAQSVANIVKSLLGRNKKALALDLDNTLWGGVIGDDGPEGIVLGSESPAGMAYTEFQSYLKELSKLGVLLNVCSKNEEAVAKTGFDRPDSVLAPADFVSFKANWEPKHLNLAAMAAEINLLPESFVFVDDNPAEREIVRRELPAVTVPELTAPEGYIAAVDRAGYFEVTTLSADDRNRADMYKQNARRAQLEQSFGNYNDYLKSLEMRCEIGAFDAAHAERITQLVNKTNQFNLTTRRYTAAEIQALIGSPQAITLYGRLVDKFGDNGLVTALIGRVRGETLDIELWVMSCRTFKRRLEHAMFDQLVAAARAAGVKKIVGHYYPTAKNLLVKDFYATIGFVKTAGDEAGNAVFEFTDLAGYQPQCGVMEIEQV; the protein is encoded by the coding sequence GTGGAACTTTTGACCCACCCCTTCGACGCCGCCGGGCTGCTGCAAAAAAAACGCCGCATCCGGCGCGAATTATTGCAAAAGCCCGGCCTGATCCACAAAAAAGTGGCCATTATGAGCGGCAGCACCATCGGCGAAGTGAAAAACATGCTGGAGCTGTTTTTGCTGGCAAACGGCATCCAGCCGGAGTTTTATGAGGGCGGCTACGCCCTGTTTTACGAAAACCTGGTGTTCGACGACGGTTCCCTGGCCGCCTTTGGGCCGGATGTCATTTATATCCACACCAGCCAGCGCAACCTGAAGCTCTGGCCCGAACCCACCGACGGCGAAGCGCAGGCGCAGGAAAAGCTGGAAGCCGAGTTCGGCCGGTTTGAGCAGGCGGCAAAGGCGGCCCTGGGGTTTGGCTGCCCGGTCATCCTGAACAACTTCGATCTGCCCCTGTGGCGGGCCATGGGCAACGCGGACGCCAGCTTTGCCGGGGGCCGCGTGCGCTTTGTGCGCCGGCTGAACGAAAAGCTGGCCGCCCTGGCCCAGGCCACCCCGAACCTCTACCTGAACGATCTGTGCTACCTGCAGGCGCAGCACGGCATGGAGCGCTTCAGCGACCCCACCGCCTGGTATGCCTACAAATATGCGGTGAGCCTGGAATGCGTGCCCTACCTTGCCCAAAGCGTGGCGAACATTGTAAAAAGCCTTTTAGGCCGCAACAAAAAGGCCCTGGCGCTGGATCTCGACAACACCCTGTGGGGCGGCGTAATCGGCGACGACGGCCCCGAGGGCATCGTGCTGGGCAGCGAAAGCCCCGCCGGCATGGCCTACACCGAGTTCCAAAGCTACTTAAAGGAGCTCTCCAAGCTGGGCGTTTTGCTGAACGTATGCAGCAAAAACGAGGAGGCCGTTGCCAAAACCGGCTTTGACCGGCCGGACAGCGTGCTCGCACCGGCCGACTTTGTGAGCTTCAAGGCCAACTGGGAGCCAAAGCACCTGAACCTGGCCGCCATGGCCGCCGAGATCAACCTGCTGCCCGAGAGCTTTGTGTTTGTGGACGATAACCCCGCCGAGCGGGAGATCGTGCGGCGGGAGCTGCCCGCCGTGACCGTGCCCGAGCTGACCGCGCCCGAGGGCTACATCGCGGCCGTGGACCGGGCGGGCTATTTCGAGGTCACCACCCTCTCGGCCGACGACCGCAACCGGGCCGACATGTACAAGCAGAACGCCCGCCGCGCCCAGCTGGAACAGAGCTTCGGCAATTACAACGACTATTTGAAGAGCCTTGAAATGCGCTGCGAGATCGGCGCGTTCGACGCGGCCCACGCCGAGCGCATCACCCAGCTGGTGAACAAGACCAACCAGTTCAACCTGACCACCCGGCGCTACACCGCCGCCGAGATCCAGGCGCTGATCGGCAGCCCGCAGGCCATTACCCTGTACGGCCGCCTGGTGGACAAGTTCGGCGACAACGGCCTGGTCACCGCGCTGATCGGCCGGGTCCGGGGCGAAACGCTGGACATCGAGCTGTGGGTCATGAGCTGCCGCACCTTCAAGCGCCGGCTGGAACACGCCATGTTCGACCAGCTGGTGGCCGCCGCCCGGGCCGCCGGGGTCAAAAAGATTGTGGGGCACTATTATCCCACCGCCAAAAACTTGCTTGTAAAGGATTTTTATGCTACAATCGGCTTTGTAAAAACCGCCGGGGACGAGGCCGGGAACGCCGTATTTGAGTTCACGGACCTTGCAGGGTACCAGCCCCAGTGCGGCGTGATGGAAATCGAACAGGTATAA
- a CDS encoding UPF0735 ACT domain-containing protein, with protein sequence MERRFLLVDAGVLPDVFLKVLKAKELLASGEARNISAATRQAELSRSAFYKYKDCIFDARNSRQVITVMATLLDETGALQALLAGISAAGGSVVTINQATPESGAARVAVSVRTDTMQLTVEEMLEKLRRQRTVVEVRQGV encoded by the coding sequence ATGGAACGACGTTTTTTGCTTGTGGACGCTGGCGTGCTGCCGGATGTGTTTTTAAAGGTGCTGAAGGCGAAGGAGCTGCTGGCCAGCGGCGAGGCGCGCAATATTTCCGCGGCCACAAGGCAGGCGGAGCTTTCGCGCAGCGCGTTTTATAAGTACAAGGACTGCATTTTCGACGCCCGAAACAGCCGCCAGGTCATCACGGTCATGGCCACCCTGCTGGATGAAACCGGCGCGCTGCAGGCGCTGCTGGCGGGCATCAGTGCGGCGGGGGGCAGCGTGGTGACCATCAACCAGGCCACCCCGGAAAGCGGCGCGGCCCGGGTGGCCGTGAGCGTGCGCACCGACACCATGCAGCTGACGGTGGAGGAAATGCTGGAAAAACTGCGCCGCCAGCGCACGGTGGTGGAGGTGCGGCAGGGCGTATAG
- a CDS encoding homoserine dehydrogenase gives MAKIAILGFGTVGSGVLEVLRRNAAGIARRAGEPVEVKYILEVRDFSAHPDAALFVNNMDVILADPEIRVVVETIGGTRFAYPYVRRALESGRSVVTSNKEMVATYGAELLALAKQNGAAFLFEASVGGGTPVITPLHQCLAANQISQIQGIVNGTTNFMLTKMARENMGFDQALKIAQDLGYAETKDPSDDVDGADACRKIAILASLAFGRHVYPANIPTQGIRPITVADIAAAAGMDCAIKLIAWARRDEGGQVAAGVEPMLVPRQNQLAGVDDVFNAVLMKGDMLGDVVFYGKGAGRLPTASAVAADVIDALKNGAKVHDSLFWQPSEPFDGLLADATPATYYVRTKNIPATVLPALYGEGELVLDKGAEAAYLVTYIGPQGLFEARRKAEALGGSVELTLRQLSE, from the coding sequence ATGGCAAAGATCGCAATTTTGGGCTTCGGCACGGTGGGCAGCGGCGTTTTGGAGGTGCTGCGCCGCAACGCGGCGGGCATTGCGCGCCGGGCCGGGGAGCCGGTGGAGGTAAAATATATTTTGGAGGTGCGTGATTTTTCCGCGCACCCCGATGCGGCGCTGTTCGTGAACAACATGGATGTGATTCTGGCCGATCCGGAAATACGGGTGGTGGTGGAGACCATCGGCGGCACCCGCTTTGCCTACCCGTATGTGCGCCGGGCGCTGGAGAGCGGGCGCAGCGTGGTGACCAGCAACAAAGAGATGGTGGCCACCTATGGCGCGGAGCTGCTGGCCCTGGCAAAGCAGAACGGCGCGGCCTTTTTGTTTGAGGCGAGCGTAGGGGGCGGCACCCCGGTGATCACCCCGCTGCACCAGTGCCTTGCGGCAAACCAGATCAGCCAGATCCAGGGCATTGTGAACGGAACCACCAACTTTATGCTCACCAAAATGGCCCGCGAGAACATGGGCTTTGACCAGGCCCTTAAAATCGCCCAGGACCTGGGCTACGCCGAAACAAAAGATCCCTCGGACGATGTGGACGGCGCCGACGCCTGCCGCAAGATCGCCATTCTGGCAAGCCTTGCCTTTGGGCGGCATGTTTACCCGGCCAACATTCCCACCCAAGGCATCCGCCCCATCACCGTGGCGGACATTGCCGCCGCGGCCGGCATGGACTGCGCCATCAAGCTGATCGCCTGGGCCAGGCGGGACGAGGGCGGCCAGGTGGCCGCCGGGGTGGAGCCGATGCTGGTGCCCCGCCAAAACCAGCTTGCGGGCGTGGACGACGTGTTCAACGCGGTGCTCATGAAGGGCGACATGCTGGGCGACGTGGTGTTTTACGGCAAGGGCGCGGGCCGTCTGCCCACTGCCAGCGCGGTGGCGGCGGATGTGATCGACGCCTTGAAAAACGGGGCGAAGGTGCACGACAGCCTGTTTTGGCAGCCCTCGGAACCTTTTGACGGCCTGCTGGCCGACGCGACCCCGGCCACATATTATGTGCGCACAAAGAATATACCTGCTACTGTACTGCCTGCGCTTTACGGCGAGGGGGAGCTTGTGCTGGACAAGGGAGCCGAGGCGGCGTATCTGGTGACCTATATCGGCCCACAGGGCCTGTTTGAGGCGCGCCGCAAGGCCGAGGCGCTGGGCGGCAGCGTGGAGCTGACCCTGCGCCAGCTCAGCGAATAA
- the thrB gene encoding homoserine kinase yields the protein MIKVTVPATSANVGAGFDALGLALSLHNTVTLEESDRIDIQSSDGSLIPTGTSNLVYRSARAVFDQLGQPLPGICIRQENPIPMARGLGSSSACIVAGILGANALLGSPLTPRQMLTLATSIEGHPDNVAPAMLGGFVTSVYDEGQVYSARKAINEELAFAAFIPNFKLLTEKARAALPKTVERADAVYNLSRAALATAAFCDGDYELLKVATKDALHQQYRLPLIPGGERVFELAWDLGAYAVYISGAGPTIMAVVHRENSDFFARAEEALMQQPETMAFSLRRMVADNRGAVVE from the coding sequence ATGATCAAAGTTACCGTGCCGGCCACCAGCGCCAACGTGGGCGCCGGGTTCGACGCCCTGGGCCTTGCCCTCTCGCTGCACAACACCGTGACCCTGGAGGAGAGCGACCGGATCGACATCCAGTCGAGCGACGGCTCGCTGATCCCCACCGGTACCTCGAACCTTGTTTACCGCTCGGCAAGGGCCGTGTTCGACCAGCTGGGCCAGCCGCTGCCGGGCATCTGCATCCGGCAGGAAAACCCCATTCCCATGGCGCGGGGGCTGGGCTCCAGCTCGGCCTGCATCGTGGCGGGGATTCTGGGCGCGAACGCCCTGCTGGGCTCGCCCCTGACCCCGCGGCAGATGCTCACCCTTGCCACCAGCATTGAGGGCCACCCCGACAACGTGGCCCCGGCCATGCTGGGGGGCTTTGTGACCAGCGTGTACGACGAAGGGCAGGTGTACAGCGCCCGCAAGGCCATCAACGAGGAGCTGGCCTTTGCCGCGTTTATTCCGAATTTTAAGCTTCTCACCGAAAAGGCCCGCGCGGCGCTGCCAAAAACGGTGGAGCGGGCGGACGCGGTGTATAACCTGTCCCGCGCAGCGCTGGCCACCGCCGCCTTCTGCGACGGCGATTATGAGCTGCTGAAGGTGGCCACCAAGGACGCGCTGCACCAGCAGTACCGCCTGCCGCTGATCCCCGGCGGCGAGCGGGTGTTTGAGCTGGCGTGGGACCTGGGGGCCTATGCGGTGTACATTTCGGGCGCGGGGCCCACCATTATGGCGGTGGTGCACCGAGAGAACAGCGACTTTTTTGCACGCGCCGAGGAGGCGCTGATGCAGCAGCCCGAAACGATGGCGTTTTCTTTGCGGCGCATGGTTGCAGATAACCGGGGCGCTGTGGTAGAATAA
- a CDS encoding aspartokinase: protein MALIVQKFGGSSVADRDHVFNVARIVADTRHAGNEVVVVVSAQGDTTDDLIQKAAEITDTPSLREMDMLLASGEQISVSLLAMALSKLGVQAVSLTGWQAGFMTDRAYSKARIRRIDTERVESELARNRVVVVAGFQGLNRMEDITTLGRGGSDTSAVALAAALHADRCQIYTDVEGVYTADPRKVPNAKKLSEITFDEMLELASLGAQVLNNRSVELAKKYGVELEVLSSLNPVPGTVVKEVTEDMEGMLIKGVAKDTNVAVISILEVPDVPGMSFKVFGALAQKNVNVDIILQSTGRGENKDLIFTVPLADAETAVEVLKENQPRFGGKEIRVEKNFAKVSVVGAGMQSNPGVASRMFEALFEANVNIHMISTSEIKISVIIDEADADKAVVAIHDAFIR from the coding sequence TTGGCGTTGATCGTGCAAAAGTTCGGCGGCAGCTCGGTTGCCGACCGTGACCATGTGTTCAACGTGGCCCGCATTGTGGCCGACACCCGCCACGCAGGCAACGAGGTGGTGGTGGTGGTATCGGCACAGGGCGACACCACCGACGATCTGATCCAAAAGGCGGCCGAGATCACCGACACGCCGTCGCTGCGCGAAATGGATATGCTGCTGGCCTCGGGCGAGCAGATCTCGGTGTCGCTGCTGGCCATGGCCCTGAGCAAGCTGGGGGTGCAGGCGGTGAGCCTGACCGGCTGGCAGGCGGGCTTTATGACCGACCGCGCCTATTCCAAGGCGCGCATCCGCCGCATCGACACCGAGCGGGTGGAGAGCGAGCTGGCCCGCAACCGGGTGGTGGTGGTGGCGGGCTTCCAGGGATTGAACCGCATGGAGGACATTACCACCCTGGGCCGCGGCGGCTCCGACACCAGCGCCGTGGCGCTGGCCGCCGCGCTGCACGCCGACCGCTGCCAGATCTACACCGACGTGGAGGGGGTTTACACCGCCGACCCGCGCAAGGTGCCCAACGCCAAAAAGCTGAGCGAGATCACCTTTGACGAAATGCTGGAGCTGGCGAGCCTGGGCGCCCAGGTGCTGAACAACCGAAGCGTGGAGCTGGCCAAAAAATACGGCGTGGAGCTGGAAGTGCTCTCCAGCCTGAACCCCGTGCCGGGCACGGTAGTTAAGGAGGTTACTGAGGATATGGAAGGTATGCTGATTAAGGGCGTTGCCAAGGACACCAATGTGGCCGTTATCTCCATTCTGGAGGTGCCGGATGTGCCGGGCATGTCCTTTAAGGTGTTCGGCGCCCTGGCGCAGAAGAACGTGAACGTGGATATCATCCTGCAGTCCACCGGGCGCGGCGAGAACAAGGACCTGATCTTTACCGTGCCCCTGGCCGACGCGGAGACCGCGGTGGAGGTGCTTAAGGAGAACCAGCCCCGCTTTGGCGGCAAGGAGATCCGGGTGGAAAAGAACTTTGCCAAGGTGAGCGTGGTGGGCGCGGGCATGCAGTCGAACCCCGGCGTTGCCAGCCGCATGTTCGAGGCCTTGTTCGAGGCCAACGTGAACATCCACATGATCTCCACCAGCGAGATAAAGATCAGCGTGATCATCGACGAGGCCGACGCAGACAAGGCCGTGGTGGCCATTCACGACGCGTTCATTCGCTGA